AGAGCAAGTAGACCCCCTAAATAAACTAGAGAACATAAGAGAGCAATACAATATTGTATTAAAAGAGCTAGAAGAGAAAAGAGAAAGTCTTCAGCTTTTACAAAAACAGGTTGAAGAATTGATGACTTATAAACAAGAAGTCCAAGAGGAAAATATCCAGTTAAAAGAAAAGCTGCAGAGTAAGGACCAGGACTTAATCAATGCAGAAAATATTATCAATGATTTGCAAAATAAACTTTTTGAAAATCGAATAGCACTGGTTCAACTTGAAAAGCAGTTGGAAGAGCAGCAAAATGATAAAGAAATAAATAAAAGTGAGTGAAAATTTTTTAAAAAGTAGTGATATAATAATATTGCTACTTTTTATTTATATATATAAGAAAGGTTGTTAAAATCCATGAAAAAGGTAGAATTATTGGCACCGGCAGGTTCCTATGAAGCTTTGATGGCAGCTATTCAAAATGGAGCTGATGCAGTTTATTTAGGGGGACATGCCTTCAGTGCTAGGGCCTATGCCTTTAACTTCGATAAAGAAACGATGGAAAAAGCCATAGACTATGCCCATATAAGAGGCGTGAAGATTTATGTTACAATAAATACCTTAATAAAAGATGCTGAAATTTCAGCCCTGATGGCCTATGTTTCTGAACTGTACTGTATGGGTGTAGATGCTGTCATTGTACAGGATTTGGGGGTAGTCAGAATGATTAGAAGTTTATTTTCAGACCTTGAAATCCACTGTAGTACCCAAATGACTCTCCATAATAGTGTAGGGATTCAATTATTAAAAGAAATGGGAATTCGACGGGTGGTTGTTGCTAGAGAACTAAGTTTGGAGGCTATAAAAACGATTCATGAAAATACAGACATGGAATTAGAAGTATTTGTTCATGGGGCCCTTTGCTATGCTTATTCAGGACAATGCTTGATGAGCAGTATTATAGGAGGCCGAAGTGGAAATCGTGGCAGATGTGCACAACCCTGTAGAAAACAGTATGAAGTGGTATCTTTATATAGGGAAGAAACGAGAGGTAAAAAAACTTCTTCCTTTTATCTAAGTACCCGAGATTTGAATACCTTAGAAAGTATTGGAGAGATTATAGAAAGTGGAGCTACTTCCTTTAAGATAGAAGGAAGAATGAAAAAACCTCAATATGTAGCTTCAATTGTAAGAGCCTATCGCAAAGCAATAGATGATTACTTAGAGAACAGAAAAGGATTCAATGATACCTCCACCTTGAAGGAAATAACACAAATGTTTAACCGAAAATTTACTAAGGGTTATATCTTGGGCAGCGCATCAAAGGAAATCTTAAATATCCAAAAGCCTAATAATCGTGGATTACCTTTAGGTAAAGTAGATTTTTATGATGAGGGGAAAAAAAGACTAAAGATGAAGCTTATAGAAGACCTTCAGCAAGGGGATGGTATTGAAATCTATAAAAGAAATAGCATTGGAGGCATTGTCAATAAAATGTACTTGCAGAATAAGTTGGTACATAAGGCAAAGGCAGGAGAAGTAGTAGAAATACAGATAGAGGGAAGCATTAAAAAAGGGGATATGGTTTATAAGACGCTGGATCTACAGTTATCAAAAGATCTAGAAAAAACCTATGGTTCTACTGTAGAAAATAAAAAGGTTAGTCTGTGGGGAGAGCTAAAGGTACAACTAGCTAAACCTCTAAAGCTGTACATATGGGATGATGAGGGAAATACTGTATATAAAGAAAGTAAAGAAATTGTTGAAGTTGCTGAAAAAGTGGTGTTAACAAAGGAAAAAATTATAGAAAGTTTAAGTAAATTGGGGAATACACCTTTTCAACTACAGGAAATAAAAGTGGAGGTGGAAGAAAATACAGCGATATCTATTTCT
The sequence above is drawn from the Clostridium formicaceticum genome and encodes:
- the zapA gene encoding cell division protein ZapA, which encodes METKNKVIVRINGQDYPIIGIESKEYLLKIGNYVDEQMDAVAKNNSKLSISMIAVLTCINIADQFFKLQKQLETVTKEQVDPLNKLENIREQYNIVLKELEEKRESLQLLQKQVEELMTYKQEVQEENIQLKEKLQSKDQDLINAENIINDLQNKLFENRIALVQLEKQLEEQQNDKEINKSE
- a CDS encoding DUF3656 domain-containing U32 family peptidase, which encodes MKKVELLAPAGSYEALMAAIQNGADAVYLGGHAFSARAYAFNFDKETMEKAIDYAHIRGVKIYVTINTLIKDAEISALMAYVSELYCMGVDAVIVQDLGVVRMIRSLFSDLEIHCSTQMTLHNSVGIQLLKEMGIRRVVVARELSLEAIKTIHENTDMELEVFVHGALCYAYSGQCLMSSIIGGRSGNRGRCAQPCRKQYEVVSLYREETRGKKTSSFYLSTRDLNTLESIGEIIESGATSFKIEGRMKKPQYVASIVRAYRKAIDDYLENRKGFNDTSTLKEITQMFNRKFTKGYILGSASKEILNIQKPNNRGLPLGKVDFYDEGKKRLKMKLIEDLQQGDGIEIYKRNSIGGIVNKMYLQNKLVHKAKAGEVVEIQIEGSIKKGDMVYKTLDLQLSKDLEKTYGSTVENKKVSLWGELKVQLAKPLKLYIWDDEGNTVYKESKEIVEVAEKVVLTKEKIIESLSKLGNTPFQLQEIKVEVEENTAISISTINKLRRDSIEDLMNIRKNKYKRPQQPINYSLVPSLTLAETVEKATLPKLAVKVDTLEQLQYVLQEKVDRVYYGNLQDLQEAIKVCYAKNVEIFFRSPSIIKDEENKVLQTKLKKYNFNGILAGELGMIDFAKNTLQLPIIADTTLNIMNSSTIAFLQERGLQGVTLSSELDLKSIKALKVNQKLEVEALIYGKLVIMTTKTCPLAGDHQCQDMCSTCRKKPFDYHWGLKDDKQAVFPFTKDEWGRSIIINNHPLYMIDKLRSFIALGMTSLRLEFTNESPEEMISIIKEFRRNLQSFMNHEKIMADETNKNSFTRGHYYRGVE